TGCCAATGAGGCGGCAATGGCTCGGAGGGCGGCTCGATCATGCGCGCCAGGCCGAAAAGGTCCGTGCGATGTGTGAAAAGTCCGATGTCCGTCCGCCCGACCGACAGGAATACCCTCGCCCCTGTTGGCAAGGCAGCCGCAGCCTCCTTGAGAGTACCAAACGACTGCCAGGTGTCGCCGGATTCCGCTGTCCAGCCGGGCCGGTCGAGGCGCAACAAGGTCGCCAGGGGGAGGTCGGCGGCTGCGGCTGCATTGCGGCTCATCTGTGCCGCAAAAGGATGTGTCGCATCCACGATGATCGTGACAGCCTCGGCTGCCAGATAGGCGCGCAAGCCGTCGACCCCGCCAAAGCCACCGACCCGGGTCGGTACGCCCAGGTCCGGCAGATCCGAGACTGCGCCGGCAAACGAGGCTGTCAGCCGGGTCTCGGGAAAGGTCTTGGAAAGCGCGCGCGCCAGCTGGCG
This genomic interval from Labrenzia sp. VG12 contains the following:
- a CDS encoding cobalt-precorrin-6A reductase is translated as MTHDHILLLAGTHEARQLARALSKTFPETRLTASFAGAVSDLPDLGVPTRVGGFGGVDGLRAYLAAEAVTIIVDATHPFAAQMSRNAAAAADLPLATLLRLDRPGWTAESGDTWQSFGTLKEAAAALPTGARVFLSVGRTDIGLFTHRTDLFGLARMIEPPSEPLPPHWQLILARPPQAVEEELSLMETHRITHLVTKNSGGTRAFAKIAAARRLSLPVFMISRPDLPEAETAGSVDEMIALVKGHLGPVAD